The Pecten maximus chromosome 11, xPecMax1.1, whole genome shotgun sequence genome has a segment encoding these proteins:
- the LOC117338342 gene encoding uncharacterized protein LOC117338342, with amino-acid sequence MLATLIIKMELSKYLIFLCCLMRSEAVIPYPGDNAQVEDLVRYYFGLLYNSREICGFLLFVHGVLISTSTLKRMKLRLGLRRHACEVPLQIIIQKIIDMHRDGFCNLGYKAMWRLLNVVHGIRVTQNTVRACLSIMDVEGVYLRSRRCLRRRLYYSKGPNYLVHIDGYDKLKPFGVAIHGAIDGFSRKILWLKAGFSNNNPKLIANLYLKFIITLGRVPHIVRGDAGTENVLVKDLQTSLRMHHGDEMDGIRSYITARSSGNQRIERLWGTLRTTFTDFWRNKFQDMRDSGMLDTTNPLHIECIPFCYLPIIQEQLDIFVLNWNSHRIRAQRQLRIPHGIPDVLYHQPDIYETSDCSHPLPCNLETIDEIASEYTTEYPSRGCKDELLQILELATGMARDEIPRIQTLRDADEFLIALIQMFDQFNGPQ; translated from the exons ATGTTGGCGACGCTGATAATAAAGATGGAATTATCAAAG TACCTGATATTTCTGTGTTGTTTAATGCGGTCAGAGGCTGTTATTCCATACCCAGGCGATAATGCACAAGTTGAAGACCTAGTCAGATACTACTTCGGACTTTTGTATAATTCACGCGAAATATGcggttttcttttgtttgttcatGGAGTTCTCATAAGTACGTCAACACTGAAAAGAATGAAATTAAGACTTGGATTAAGGAGACACGCATGTGAAGTTCCATTACAAATAATAATACAGAAAATTATTGATATGCACCGAGATGGTTTTTGCAATTTAGGTTACAAAGCAATGTGGAGATTACTAAATGTTGTCCATGGGATAAGAGTAACTCAGAACACAGTAAGAGCATGTTTAAGCATCATGGACGTAGAAGGAGTGTATCTGAGATCAAGACGTTGCTTAAGACGGAGATTATATTATAGCAAAGGTCCTAACTACCTCGTACACATCGATGGATATGATAAGCTTAAACCGTTTGGTGTTGCTATTCATGGAGCTATAGATGGATTCTCAAGAAAGATATTGTGGTTAAAAGCTGGATTTTCTAATAACAATCCAAAATTAATTGCAAACTTATATCTTAAGTTCATCATCACGCTGGGAAGGGTTCCGCACATTGTAAGAGGAGATGCTGGTACCGAGAATGTATTAGTAAAGGACTTGCAAACGAGTCTCCGAATGCATCACGGTGATGAAATGGACGGCATTAGAAGTTACATTACAGCCAGATCAAGCGGTAACCAACGAATTGAACGTTTATGGGGTACCTTAAGAACTACATTCACTGACTTTTGGAGAAATAAATTCCAAGACATGAGAGATAGCGGCATGTTGGATACAACAAATCCTCTGCATATTGAATGCATaccattttgttatttaccCATCATTCAAGAACAATTGGATATATTCGTCTTGAACTGGAACTCTCACCGAATCAGAGCCCAACGACAACTCCGAATACCTCACGGAATCCCAGATGTACTTTACCATCAACCTGATATCTACGAAACTTCTGATTGCTCTCATCCACTTCCTTGTAATTTGGAGACCATAGACGAAATCGCAAGTGAATACACAACAGAATATCCGTCTCGAGGTTGTAAAGATGAGTTGCTGCAAATTCTTGAACTTGCAACTGGAATGGCTAGAGACGAAATTCCTCGTATTCAAACACTAAGGGATGCTGATGAGTTCTTGATTGCTTTGATACAGATGTTTGACCAATTTAATGGACCTCAATAA